A portion of the Longimicrobiales bacterium genome contains these proteins:
- a CDS encoding ECF-type sigma factor — protein MHSSPHRARRVEMLLDGAHAGGPETLDRLVPLIYEELRAIAHRQLRGELREHTLHTTALVHEAYLRLAGDGRVTGRGRAYFFAAAAQAMRRVLVDRARRRNSLKRGGGAELVTLGDEDAAVDAYAVELLELDDALHRLGEKSPRQVKVVEYRFFAGMNVEDTAAALDVSPRTVESDWSMARAWLLHALGRDVASGGGDG, from the coding sequence ATGCACTCCAGCCCTCATCGAGCCAGACGCGTCGAGATGCTTCTCGACGGCGCGCACGCTGGCGGCCCGGAGACGCTGGATCGACTGGTTCCCCTGATCTACGAGGAGCTCCGCGCGATCGCGCATCGGCAGCTGCGTGGCGAGCTGCGTGAACACACGCTCCACACTACGGCGCTCGTGCACGAGGCCTATCTGCGCCTCGCCGGTGACGGCCGGGTGACCGGACGCGGACGGGCGTACTTTTTCGCGGCGGCGGCGCAGGCGATGCGGCGGGTGCTGGTGGATCGCGCGCGCCGTCGCAACAGTCTGAAGCGGGGCGGCGGCGCGGAGCTGGTCACACTGGGCGACGAGGATGCCGCGGTGGACGCGTACGCCGTCGAGCTGCTGGAGCTCGACGACGCGCTGCACCGGCTCGGTGAGAAGAGTCCGCGGCAGGTGAAGGTGGTGGAGTACCGGTTTTTCGCCGGCATGAACGTGGAGGACACGGCCGCCGCACTGGACGTGTCTCCCCGTACCGTGGAGTCCGACTGGTCTATGGCGCGTGCGTGGCTGCTGCATGCGCTCGGACGTGACGTCGCGAGTGGAGGAGGTGACGGATGA
- a CDS encoding serine/threonine-protein kinase, whose translation MSSAAERWERGRALFDAARALPPDARGAYLDAACDDDEQRAEIAALLHAHAAIESGAVTGFLELDPVNTAALLDSTDSTGEPVDSLAPGETLGRYRVIRRVGAGGMGVVYLAEDERLHRAAALKLLPRRLAVDATARRRFEEEARAASALDHPNIVTVYELGDTPDEQLFLAMAYCEGETLSERLKRGRLAIADAQSLGTQITAGLAAAHRGGIVHGDIKPRNIVITTDGTAKIVDFGVAKMVGDAPSHAPVTPGTLAYMSPEQTRGDGSDVRADVWALGAVLYEMIAGRRPFTATEAPQLIHAIRSAAPPPLATVRPDVPAGLARIVERCLSKQPSARYRDAGAVLSALESLSAPRRSRARVALMVAVALVVLGVAVGLPMIAADPPLDVRRVAIADIENRSGAAELDMHARMATDWITRGLWETGFIGAVPLAAFAGDPDAGSPRRMARTAGAGLLVAGALYREGDRVQLEAQITHVESGLVVGSVEPVSTSLASVMDGIEQLRRRVQETLYPQLDTQLTHVQAVARVPRFEAYAEYLAGRDAHAMRRLPAALAHFRRASELDPEFLLPRVIEALVLNMMDDRPAADSVLRVLERERAQLDRFSVAHLDWLQAGRDGDVRAAHAAMSEAAMLAPGSTIPAVQAADEALRLGRAREAVERLTAIEPERGELRGWFYYWQNLGLAYHLDGDHRPELAAARRARALYPQDPRARMLELQALAALGHVNAIEEQLDNPPATGPGEPSRGALLLHTALELRAHAPEGLAGRRRASTRRAVADTLLAQAIAWYRAVPPAGRTVRQHHELAIALAAAGRRAEARRYLAGLVHAPPAGRVDPSPFASKRVPNYPDSVAIHGALGVLAALDGDRNATQAEIAWLGQQHGPLARGRPTYWRAAIAGAQRRPEDAVALLRTAFDEGLPRFHGLHIAPELESIRG comes from the coding sequence ATGAGCTCCGCGGCGGAACGCTGGGAGCGCGGGCGCGCGCTGTTCGATGCCGCTCGCGCGCTGCCGCCCGACGCCAGGGGCGCGTACCTCGACGCGGCATGCGACGACGACGAGCAGCGCGCCGAGATTGCTGCACTCCTGCACGCGCACGCTGCGATCGAGTCCGGCGCTGTCACGGGATTCCTGGAGCTGGATCCGGTGAACACGGCGGCGCTGCTCGATTCGACGGATTCCACTGGCGAGCCGGTCGATTCCCTGGCGCCCGGTGAGACGCTCGGCCGCTACCGCGTGATACGACGTGTCGGTGCGGGCGGCATGGGAGTCGTGTATCTGGCGGAGGACGAGCGGCTGCACCGGGCGGCCGCACTGAAGCTGCTGCCGCGTCGTCTGGCGGTCGACGCCACGGCCCGTCGCCGGTTCGAGGAGGAGGCGCGCGCGGCATCCGCACTCGATCACCCCAACATCGTGACGGTCTACGAGCTCGGAGACACACCCGACGAGCAGCTTTTCCTCGCGATGGCGTATTGCGAGGGAGAGACACTGAGCGAGAGACTCAAACGCGGCCGACTCGCTATCGCCGATGCACAATCGCTCGGCACTCAGATCACGGCCGGGCTGGCTGCCGCGCACCGGGGCGGGATCGTGCACGGTGACATCAAGCCGCGCAACATCGTGATCACCACCGACGGCACTGCGAAGATCGTCGACTTCGGGGTCGCGAAGATGGTCGGCGACGCACCGTCACACGCGCCGGTCACGCCCGGCACGCTGGCCTACATGAGTCCGGAGCAGACACGCGGCGATGGGAGCGACGTGCGGGCGGACGTGTGGGCACTCGGCGCAGTGCTGTACGAGATGATCGCGGGCCGCCGCCCGTTCACGGCAACGGAAGCGCCGCAGCTCATTCACGCTATCCGCAGCGCCGCTCCACCACCGCTCGCGACTGTGCGGCCGGACGTGCCGGCCGGGCTCGCGCGCATCGTGGAGCGGTGTCTGAGCAAACAGCCATCCGCCCGCTATCGCGATGCGGGTGCGGTGCTGTCAGCGCTCGAGTCGCTCTCCGCACCGCGTCGCTCGCGTGCGCGCGTTGCGCTGATGGTGGCGGTCGCGCTCGTCGTCCTGGGCGTCGCTGTCGGCCTGCCGATGATAGCGGCTGACCCGCCGCTGGACGTGCGGCGAGTCGCCATCGCGGACATTGAGAATCGCAGCGGCGCCGCAGAGCTCGACATGCACGCCCGCATGGCGACCGACTGGATCACGCGCGGATTGTGGGAGACCGGTTTCATCGGGGCAGTACCGCTGGCCGCGTTCGCCGGCGACCCTGATGCAGGATCGCCGCGGCGTATGGCGCGCACGGCGGGTGCGGGGCTGCTCGTGGCGGGTGCATTGTACCGCGAGGGCGATCGCGTGCAGCTGGAGGCGCAGATCACACATGTGGAGAGCGGCCTGGTGGTTGGCTCGGTGGAACCGGTCTCCACGTCCCTGGCCTCGGTAATGGACGGTATCGAGCAGCTGCGTCGACGCGTGCAGGAGACGCTGTACCCTCAGCTCGATACCCAGCTCACTCACGTGCAGGCGGTGGCGCGTGTGCCTCGCTTCGAGGCGTATGCCGAGTACCTGGCCGGCCGTGACGCGCATGCGATGCGGCGGCTGCCCGCGGCGCTCGCTCACTTCCGTCGCGCCTCGGAGCTGGATCCCGAATTCCTCCTGCCGCGCGTGATCGAAGCCCTGGTGCTGAACATGATGGACGATCGGCCCGCGGCTGACTCCGTGCTGCGCGTCCTCGAGCGGGAGCGCGCGCAGCTCGACCGCTTCTCGGTGGCTCACCTCGACTGGCTGCAGGCGGGGCGCGACGGCGATGTGCGGGCAGCGCATGCTGCCATGAGTGAGGCGGCGATGCTCGCGCCGGGAAGTACGATCCCCGCCGTGCAGGCCGCGGACGAGGCGTTGCGTCTGGGTCGGGCGCGCGAGGCCGTCGAGCGCCTCACCGCCATTGAGCCCGAGCGAGGTGAGCTGCGCGGCTGGTTCTACTACTGGCAGAATCTCGGCCTTGCCTATCATCTCGACGGCGACCACCGCCCCGAGCTCGCGGCTGCGCGCCGTGCGCGCGCCCTCTATCCCCAGGATCCGCGTGCGCGGATGCTCGAGCTCCAGGCTCTGGCCGCACTCGGACACGTGAACGCCATCGAGGAGCAGCTGGACAACCCGCCTGCAACGGGCCCGGGCGAGCCGAGCCGGGGTGCACTCCTGCTGCACACTGCGCTCGAGCTCCGTGCACATGCGCCGGAGGGGCTGGCCGGCAGGAGGCGCGCCAGCACACGGCGCGCCGTCGCGGACACGTTGCTGGCGCAGGCGATCGCCTGGTACCGTGCGGTTCCACCAGCAGGGCGCACCGTTCGTCAGCACCACGAGCTGGCGATCGCGCTAGCGGCGGCAGGGCGACGTGCCGAGGCGCGGCGCTATCTGGCCGGTCTCGTACACGCACCGCCGGCAGGACGCGTGGACCCGTCACCGTTCGCGTCGAAGCGCGTGCCGAACTACCCGGATTCCGTCGCAATCCATGGCGCGCTCGGCGTGCTCGCCGCACTCGATGGCGATCGCAACGCGACGCAGGCGGAGATCGCCTGGCTCGGGCAGCAGCATGGACCGCTCGCGCGCGGCCGGCCGACCTACTGGCGCGCCGCCATCGCCGGCGCGCAGCGACGGCCGGAGGACGCGGTGGCGCTGCTGCGCACTGCGTTCGATGAGGGTCTGCCGCGCTTCCACGGCCTGCACATCGCGCCGGAGCTCGAGTCCATCCGCGGCTT